A single window of Culicoides brevitarsis isolate CSIRO-B50_1 chromosome 3, AGI_CSIRO_Cbre_v1, whole genome shotgun sequence DNA harbors:
- the LOC134833723 gene encoding chloride channel protein 2-like: protein MYELLEEEQLLIRRKPKLRQSTRRKVLEYNPSHGLGYYTTVRDFKELFHIENVGPTEIPRVVRHEDRFFRTFMRFMKHKLRKPCAYLCDIWLLLTLVAFICACLCFTINECIKEGLKIRHFLLSIVATQSAKYAVWMMLTIFPIWFATKFVQIVAPQSAGSGIPELKAIIKGIEVKNFLTVECLFAKLVGLLAVLAVSFPLGKEATFIHIAAILAHLLNTKSSKSDVFTSELKQRDILVSASAIGLSSALISPIGGFLFVIELNSIYFSIRHYWHGFFGSIIAVVIISFLYSSFYDIPNIMPYYASKFKVEFSYDGQELLLYLLLGIICGLGGSLYVFVKKRYALFLKRNSIVSNCIQKYCCPYAVLISAVIATLTFPQGLGRYLAVEIDSHQQIEELFSNFTWMKENYTAHERNILKNWVVDGSSFACVGALGLYTFIFSIIASTMTIPGGLLTPVMKIGACIGRILGEIINFYWMPIYPGAFAIAGAAAFSGSVTHMVSMAIIAFEITGHITHILPIMISVITAISIAFLLQLSLHDTIMLLKGLPYLPNLMTCGSKLQRIYVEDFMIKDVKYIWNGMSYHNLQKVLQRNPQIDQFPLVDHETMVLLGSIQREELMNVIERQIGHAKRLCEADNWMKFTANSPNAGNYGSFEKTFASPRRVTMMSPVQKQQWRSQKLVQCVNFFENEVTIDPAPFQLVEGTCLFQVHSLFVMVGVHLAYVTQVGQLVGVVGLRDLRAAMESAKNDESQQESLLEEEETETEIE, encoded by the exons atgtaCGAATTACTTGAAGAAGAGCAGTTACTTATTCGTAGGAAGCCAAAATTGCGTCAAAGTACGAGGCGAAAGGTGTTGGAGTACAATCCGAGTCATGGTTTGGGATATTATACGACAGTCCGGGACTTCAAGGAGCTTTTTCACATTGAAAATGTTGGTCCAACGGAAATTCCGAGAGTTGTGCGACATGAAGATCGGTTTTTCAGGACATTTATGAGATTCATGAAGCATAAATTGAGGAAACCTTGTGCTTATTTGTGTGATATTTGGCTTTTATTGACACTCGTGGCTTTTATTTGTGCTTGTTTGTGTTTTACGATAAACGAATGCATCAAAGAAGGAttgaaaa TTCGTCACTTTCTATTGAGCATTGTAGCTACCCAAAGTGCCAAATATGCGGTTTGGATGATGTTAACGATCTTTCCAATATGGTTCGCGAccaaatttgttcaaatcgTAGCGCCCCAAAGTGCCGGATCGGGCATTCCTGAACTCAAAGCCATCATCAAAGGTATCGAAGTGAAGAATTTTCTCACTGTCGAGTGTCTTTTCGCCAAACTCGTCGGGTTATTAGCTGTTTTAGCGGTTTCTTTCCCTCTTGGCAAGGAAGCTACGTTCATCCATATCGCCGCCATCTTGGCTCATCTTTTAAACAcgaaatcatcaaaatctgACGTTTTTACGAGTGAACTGAAACAACGGGATATCCTCGTCTCAGCAAGCGCCATCGGTCTATCTTCAGCATTAATTTCCCCGATTGGCGGATTTCTCTTCGTAATTGAGCTAAATTCGATTTATTTCTCGATCCGACATTATTGGCATGGATTTTTCGGATCAATTATCGCCGTTGTCATCATTTCCTTCCTTTATTCGTCGTTTTATGACATTCCCAATATCATGCCGTATTACGCGagtaaatttaaagttgaGTTTTCGTACGATGGGCAAGAACTGCTTTTGTATCTGCTGCTCGGGATTATTTGCGGACTCGGAGGATCTTTGTatgtttttgtgaaaaagcGGTAcgcgttatttttaaaaaggaattcGATAGTTTCGAATTGTATTCAGAAATATTGTTGTCCTTATGCGGTTTTGATAAGTGCGGTTATTGCAACGTTGACGTTTCCGCAAGGCTTGGGGAGGTATTTGGCAGTTGAGATTGACTCGCATCAGCAAATTGAGGAgctttttagtaattttacgTGGATGAAGGAGAATTATACGGCGCATGAGAGgaatattttgaagaattgGGTTGTCGATGGGAGTTCGTTTGCCTGTGTGGGAGCATTAGGACTTTATACG ttcattttttcgataattgcATCAACAATGACAATTCCCGGAGGACTTTTGACCCCTGTGATGAAAATTGGCGCCTGCATTGGAAGAATTCTCGGCGAAATTATCAACTTTTATTGGATGCCTATCTATCCGGGAGCTTTTGCAATTGCT ggcGCTGCTGCATTTTCTGGCTCCGTCACTCACATGGTATCAATGGCAATAATCGCTTTCGAGATCACGGGACACATCACACACATCCTACCCATCATGATTTCCGTCATCACAGCAATTTCCATCGCTTTTTTACTGCAACTCTCGCTCCATGACACAATAATGCTCCTCAAAGGTCTCCCTTACTTGCCGAATCTCATGACTTGCGGATCGAAACTTCAACGAATTTACGTCGAGGATTTCATGATAAAAGATGTCAAGTACATTTGGAACGGCATGTCGTACCACAATTTGCAAAAAGTCCTTCAACGAAATCCGCAAATCGATCAATTTCCGCTCGTTGATCACGAAACGATGGTTTTGCTCGGATCGATTCAACGCGAAGAGCTGATGAACGTCATTGAGCGTCAAATTGGGCACGCGAAACGTCTTTGCGAAGCGGATAATTGGATGAAATTCACCGCGAATTCGCCAAATGCGGGAAATTACGGAAGTTTTGAGAAAACTTTTGCATCTCCAAGGAGAGTCACGATGATGTCGCCGGTTCAGAAGCAACAATGGCGCTCTCAGAAGTTGGTTCAGTGCGtgaatttcttcgaaaatgaAGTTACGATAGATCCGGCGCCATTTCAACTCGTCGAAGGCACGTGCTTGTTTCAAGTTCACTCGCTTTTTGTCATGGTTGGCGTTCATTTGGCTTACGTGACGCAAGTTGGGCAACTTGTGGGCGTTGTTGGGTTAAGGGATTTACGAGCGGCAATGGAAAGTGCGAAAAATGACGAAAGTCAGCAAGAGTCGTTATTGGAAGAAGAAGAGACAGAGACTgaaattgagtaa
- the LOC134833640 gene encoding peptidyl-prolyl cis-trans isomerase G, with the protein MTVNTDEEASQNAPAPRARCFFDIKIGLLPAGRIVFELFSDVVPKTAENFRCLCTGEKGIGKVTEKPLYYKNVIFHRVVKDFMCQAGDFSNNNGTGGESIYGGTFEDEGFIFKHDKPFLLSMANRGANTNGSQFFITTQPAPHLDNIHVVFGHVVAGHDIVRQIELLPVDRNSRPLSDVVITNCGELIKQVKVKKVKKKKKEAKKSSSGSESSSEDEKSKKKHKKKSKKKSKSDHEEKSESEEGELKDTKLHPMVSVTKIDKDEIPEVSNKFLMRGERDEKDDKKRRDRGSQDRDRRFGWRKSHVPTSRSGRIIKGRGSFRYRTPSRSKSRSRSVTPPHWKVAQKKTIKLSDFQKIEEEKRERESEIKRREAERRKRHEQAEEMAREGAKKSFFELNSQLDAPPASAEASNKRASPINFAPASNTDKNNRRQSVDLNALDYEHNSEDEMEAKKSNEFVVGHASVVVSSKNEKNRDARDRMDKRRRSRSHSRRRNSPQVTRRRTRSPYQARKNIRDRPNFNRFDRNRNRSRSRDQRRRSPIAARRSRSRDNKNRRRSPVKTARRSRTMTPPPPPKRRSRTRTPPVRKPREKSHEKNLARNPSPDTIPLPKSTPPRENRETAEEKEARIKKEKMLKRAETLLLLKSHMEKEIAEQKKREREKEKAKEEQLKVTMELEQLEKLKKETLDKLRNVDKGLTEIKELVGNKVEQRAERRRRSKSKKSKSRRRSSSSSSSSSSDSDRDRKKRKGSDNRRRRRSRS; encoded by the exons ATGACTGTCAACACGGACGAAGAAGCGTCTCAAAATGCTCCTGCGCCGCGAGCTCGCTGCTTTTTCGACATCAAAATCGGATTATTGCCCGCCGGTAGGAtcgtttttgagcttttttccGATGTCGTGCCAAAAACAGCGGAAAATTTCAGGTGTTTGTGCACCGGCGAGAAGGGAATCGGCAAAGTTACGGAGAAGCCGCTTTATTacaag aatgtaatttttcatcgcGTCGTGAAGGATTTCATGTGTCAAGCGGGAgatttttcgaataataatGGAACTGGAGGAGAAAGTATCTACGGAGGAACCTTCGAGG atgaggGATTCATTTTCAAGCACGATAAGCCATTTTTGTTGTCAATGGCGAATCGAGGAGCAAACACCAATGGatcacaatttttcat TACAACGCAACCTGCACCGCATCTTGacaa tattcacGTCGTTTTTGGTCATGTCGTTGCGGGACATGATATTGTCAGACAAATTGAATTGTTGCCAGTTGATCGTAACTCGAGACCTTTATCTGATGTCGTGATCACAAATTGTGGCGAGTTGATAAAACAAGTGAaag tgaaaaaggtcaaaaagaagaagaaggaagcCAAAAAATCATCCTCAGGCTCAGAATCCAGCAGCGAAgacgaaaaatcaaagaagaaacacaagaaaaagagcaagaaaaagtcaaaatcagATCA tgaagaAAAATCCGAATCTGAAGAAGGAGAActaaaagacacaaaattacATCCAATGGTATCCGTTACAAAAATCGACAAGGATGAAATTCCCGAAGTATCGAATAAATTTCTCATGCGCGGCGAACGCGACGAgaaagacgacaaaaaaagacgCGATCGGGGCTCACAAGATCGTGACAGAAg atttggaTGGCGCAAAAGTCATGTTCCAACATCAAGAAGCGGAAGAATCATCAAAGGACGAGGAAGTTtc cgTTATCGAACTCCATCTCGTTCAAAAAGTCGTTCTCGGAGCGTTACGCCGCCTCATTGGAAAGTTGCTCAGaagaaaactattaaattgtcagattttcag aaaattgaggAGGAAAAGCGCGAACGTGAGTCTGAAATCAAGCGTCGTGAAGCGGAACGTCGCAAAAGACACGAACAAGCGGAGGAAATGGCACGTGAGGGAgctaaaaagtcatttttcgaGCTAAATTCACAACTTGATGCTCCTCCAGCATCAGCAGAAGCTTCAAATAAACGAGCATCTCCCATAAATTTTGCTCCTGCATCAAATACTGACAAAAATAATCGTCGTCAATCTGTGGATTTGAACGCTTTGGACTACGAACACAATTCCGAAGATGAAATGGAGGCAAAAAAGTCGAATGAATTCGTTGTCGGGCACGCATCTGTCGTTGTTTCGtccaaaaatgagaaaaatcgcGACGCACGAGATCGCATGGATAAAAGACGACGTTCCCGAAGTCATTCGCGACGCAGAAATTCGCCTCAAGTCACTCGACGTCGCACTCGAAGCCCGTATCAAGCGAGAAAAAACATTCGAGACCGTCCGAACTTCAATCGTTTCGACAGAAATCGCAATCGTTCGAGATCACGTGACCAAAGACGTCGTTCCCCAATCGCTGCAAGGCGTTCTCGTTCCCGTGACAACAAAAATCGACGACGTTCTCCCGTCAAAACTGCTCGTAGATCTCGTACGATGACACCCCCGCCGCCCCCCAAACGTCGTTCCCGAACTCGAACACCTCCCGTGAGAAAACCCCGCGAAAAATCCCACGAAAAAAATCTCGCGAGAAATCCGTCGCCCGACACCATTCCATTGCCCAAATCGACGCCTCCGAGGGAAAATCGCGAAACGGCGGAAGAGAAAGAAGCGCGAAtcaagaaggaaaaaatgttgaaacgcGCCGAGACGCTCTTGCTGCTCAAGTCGCACATGGAGAAGGAAATTGCGGAGCAGAAAAAACGCGAACGCGAAAAGGAAAAAGCCAAAGAGGAACAACTCAAAGTCACGATGGAGCTCGAGCAActggaaaaattgaagaaagaaACGTTGGACAAGCTGCGAAATGTCGACAAAGGACTCACGGAGATCAAAGAGTTGGTTGGCAACAAAGTCGAGCAACGTGCGGAGCGTCGTCGACGCAGCAAATCGAAGAAGAGCAAATCGCGACGTCGTTCAAGTTCGAGCTCGTCCTCATCCTCGTCAGATTCTGATCGAGATCGTAAAAAACGGAAGGGAAGCGATAATCGGAGACGACGTCGTTCACGCTCGTAA
- the LOC134834268 gene encoding elongin-B: protein MDVFLMIRRKKSTIFTDAKDTTSVLELKRMIEGILKVSPRDQRLFSKDNQQMEDEKLLQDYGITMMTARAQSPIQIGLAIRVDGEFEPLELTPYSSPPDLPDVMKNQETTNGTEQVA, encoded by the exons ATG GACGTTTTTCTCATGATTCGTCGCAAAAAGTCGACAATTTTCACGGATGCCAAGGACACAACCAGCGTACTCGAGCTCAAACGGATGATTGAag GTATCTTGAAAGTGTCACCCCGCGATCAGCGACTCTTCAGCAAGGATAATCAACAAATGGAGGACGAAAAGTTGTTGCAGGACTACGGAATCACGATGATGACGGCACGCGCACAGAGTCCCATCCAAATTGGGTTGGCGATTCGCGTTGACGGCGAATTTGAGCCGTTGGAGTTGACGCCATACTCGTCGCCGCCCGACTTGCCCGACGTCATGAAGAACCAGGAAACGACAAATGGCACGGAACAAGTGGCTTAA
- the LOC134834840 gene encoding heterogeneous nuclear ribonucleoprotein H-like has protein sequence MWSLTRIYSKNIFQTCRLYHTVIRLKGLPWTVTNQDIEKFLKDIKPKENGIHLERLPHYRRLAGKLTGNAFIEFDNEKDFISALKLNKKHIGERYIEVEPETLGNFKFAMRKQEGMMNDNVVKLRGLPFEATVEDVEKFFEGLKLKNGRDSIFLYTTKSGNTHSTGYVEFVSKEEALKALERDRQKLGRRYIEVFHATSKNQKATLALNAVKDMKIKKEEIS, from the exons atgtgGAGTCTCACGCGAATTTAttccaaaaacattttccaaaCTTGTCGACTTTATCACACGGTGATAAGACTCAAGGGTCTTCCATGGACCGTCACAAATCAGGATATCGAGAAATTCCTCAAGGACATCAAGCCAAAAGAGAATGGAATCCATTTGGAAAGGCTCCCTCATTATCGCCGACTTGCCGGAAAACTCACGGGAAACGCTTTCATTGAATTTGACAACGAAAAAGATTTCATCTCAGCACTCAAGCTGAACAAAAAGCACATTGGCGAACGTTATATcgaag ttgAGCCCGAAACTCttggaaatttcaaatttgcaaTGCGCAAACAGGAAGGCATGATGAACGATAATGTCGTAAAACTCCGAGGATTGCCGTTCGAAGCTACAGTTGAAGATGTCGAGAAATTCTTCGAAGGTTTGAAGCTGAAAAATGGTCGAGATAGCATTTTTCTATACACGACAAAGTCAGGAAATACACATTCAACCGGATATGTGGAATTTGTCTCGAAGGAAGAGGCGTTGAAGGCTTTGGAGAGAGATAGACAGAAACTTGGAAGAAG GTACATTGAGGTTTTTCACGCTACATCTAAGAATCAAAAAGCAACTTTAGCGTTAAATGCTGTAAAAgatatgaaaatcaaaaaggaagaaatatcctaa